The following are encoded in a window of Collinsella aerofaciens genomic DNA:
- a CDS encoding GntR family transcriptional regulator: protein MPAPKNAPLYQQIYDEIKDAIEKGVYAPKERIPSELELAEQYEVSRITVRRAVEELCSDGYLVKQQGRGTFVSTPHINRQFHASTLQTFTALCADNGMKAGAHVIDRQIVPARQNEMEFFGLQKDALLLHIKRVRTADGEPIFEENIFVPFDAYRELLTADLEDKSIFAEVERVGGTPIVSVGYRTVEAVRANAEQAAELGIAPHDPLLNLRAGFIGPNGEPVLMGKQYYVGSRYVMVM from the coding sequence ATGCCCGCGCCCAAAAATGCACCGCTTTACCAGCAGATTTACGATGAAATCAAGGATGCGATCGAGAAAGGTGTTTATGCACCCAAGGAGCGTATTCCGTCCGAGCTTGAGCTAGCCGAGCAGTACGAGGTGAGCCGAATTACGGTACGCCGCGCCGTCGAGGAGCTGTGCTCTGATGGCTACCTGGTTAAGCAGCAGGGCCGTGGCACCTTTGTTTCCACGCCGCACATCAATCGCCAGTTTCACGCCTCGACGCTGCAGACGTTTACCGCGCTGTGTGCCGATAACGGCATGAAGGCCGGTGCGCATGTGATCGATCGTCAGATCGTGCCGGCGCGCCAAAACGAGATGGAGTTCTTTGGTCTGCAGAAGGATGCGCTGCTACTGCATATCAAGCGCGTGCGTACGGCCGACGGCGAGCCCATCTTTGAGGAGAACATCTTTGTGCCGTTTGACGCCTACCGTGAGCTGTTGACGGCCGATCTTGAGGACAAGTCGATTTTTGCCGAGGTCGAGCGTGTTGGCGGAACCCCGATTGTCTCGGTTGGCTACCGCACGGTCGAGGCCGTTCGAGCTAACGCCGAGCAGGCGGCCGAGCTGGGCATTGCTCCGCACGATCCGCTGCTCAACCTGCGTGCCGGCTTTATCGGTCCCAATGGCGAGCCGGTCCTGATGGGTAAGCAGTACTACGTGGGATCGCGTTACGTCATGGTCATGTAG
- a CDS encoding RecQ family ATP-dependent DNA helicase — protein MTDSMQQMALDTLGAYFGYTSFRPGQDRMVDAILAGRDALGVMPTGAGKSICYQVPALMLPGITFVVSPLLSLMEDQTRALLAAGARPSYLNSSLTPAQQNTVLKRAREGRYQLMYVAPERLLEPRFLAFAQEAAAEGGIGVPLVAIDEAHCVSQWGQDFRPAYLQIREFIDSLPQRPIVAAFTATATERVRADIQQMLGLQNPATVVTGFDRKNLYFGCEEMGDKAKAAWVRDYVIAHSGESGIVYCSTRKTVDALAGELAEALGPSGIRVGRYHAGMGNDARRQSQRAFIDDDIQVMVATNAFGMGIDKPNVRYVIHNNVPESIEAYYQEAGRAGRDGDPASCHLLWNGNDFRMRRFLIDRGDAADEALDDEQRAWALQNRYRLLSQMEGYCNTTGCLREYMLRYFGDEAAAEHAAAAGAGATATDEAEGCGNCSNCLTQFEVEDVTDMARAAVRYVATRPMRFGKSLIADVLHGGNTERIRQMHLDEDRGYGELSSESVGRIKDIIGQLCGRGYLAASQGQYPVVGLGPRAAEVEDEAFAFTVKRRASKHKASARARHAVDLLREEAELDQRPRVGDDAELFERLRALRKEISTELEMAPYMVFSDKALRGLCRLRPQTRDELIQVNGIGEKKADAFGEQFMAAIEEFESEHARDGA, from the coding sequence ATGACCGATAGCATGCAGCAGATGGCGCTCGACACGCTCGGCGCCTATTTTGGCTACACCTCGTTTCGCCCGGGACAGGACCGCATGGTCGATGCGATCCTTGCCGGTCGCGATGCGTTGGGTGTTATGCCCACGGGCGCCGGCAAGTCCATTTGCTACCAGGTGCCCGCGCTCATGCTGCCCGGCATCACCTTTGTGGTGAGTCCGCTGCTGTCGCTTATGGAGGACCAGACCCGTGCGTTGCTCGCGGCGGGTGCGCGACCCAGCTATCTCAACTCCAGCCTTACCCCGGCCCAGCAAAACACCGTGCTCAAGCGGGCGCGCGAGGGTCGCTATCAGCTTATGTACGTGGCGCCCGAGCGCTTGCTTGAGCCGCGTTTTTTGGCCTTTGCGCAGGAAGCTGCGGCCGAAGGCGGCATCGGCGTGCCGCTCGTGGCCATTGACGAGGCCCACTGCGTGAGCCAATGGGGCCAGGATTTCCGCCCCGCCTACCTGCAGATTCGCGAGTTCATCGATTCCCTGCCGCAGCGCCCTATCGTGGCAGCCTTTACCGCTACGGCGACCGAGCGTGTGCGCGCGGACATTCAGCAGATGCTCGGCCTGCAAAACCCCGCGACGGTGGTGACGGGCTTCGATCGCAAGAACCTCTACTTTGGCTGCGAGGAGATGGGCGACAAGGCCAAGGCCGCGTGGGTGCGCGACTATGTGATCGCGCATTCGGGCGAGAGCGGCATCGTGTATTGCTCGACCCGCAAGACGGTCGATGCGCTGGCAGGCGAGCTTGCCGAGGCGCTGGGCCCCAGCGGCATTCGCGTGGGTCGCTACCATGCCGGCATGGGCAACGACGCCCGCCGCCAGAGCCAGCGTGCCTTTATCGACGACGACATTCAGGTGATGGTTGCCACCAACGCCTTTGGCATGGGCATCGACAAGCCCAACGTGCGCTACGTGATCCACAACAACGTGCCCGAGAGCATCGAGGCATACTACCAAGAGGCGGGCCGCGCCGGCCGTGATGGCGACCCGGCAAGCTGCCACTTGCTGTGGAACGGTAACGATTTTCGCATGCGCCGCTTTTTAATCGACCGCGGCGATGCCGCCGATGAGGCACTCGACGACGAGCAGCGCGCGTGGGCGCTCCAGAACCGCTACCGTCTGCTCAGCCAGATGGAGGGCTACTGCAATACCACCGGCTGCCTGCGCGAATATATGTTGCGCTACTTTGGCGACGAGGCCGCGGCCGAGCATGCTGCCGCGGCTGGTGCGGGCGCCACCGCCACGGACGAGGCCGAGGGCTGCGGCAACTGCAGCAACTGCCTCACGCAGTTCGAGGTCGAGGACGTCACCGATATGGCCCGCGCCGCTGTGCGCTATGTGGCCACGCGACCCATGCGCTTTGGCAAGTCGCTCATCGCCGACGTGCTCCACGGCGGCAACACCGAGCGCATTCGCCAGATGCATCTGGACGAGGACCGCGGCTATGGTGAGCTGTCGAGCGAATCGGTCGGGCGCATCAAGGACATCATCGGCCAGCTGTGCGGCCGCGGTTACTTGGCCGCCTCGCAGGGGCAGTACCCGGTCGTGGGGCTGGGCCCGCGTGCCGCCGAGGTCGAGGATGAGGCGTTTGCCTTTACCGTTAAGCGTCGTGCGTCCAAGCACAAGGCCTCGGCCCGTGCCCGCCACGCGGTGGATCTGCTGCGTGAGGAGGCCGAGCTAGATCAGCGCCCGCGCGTGGGTGACGATGCCGAGCTGTTCGAGCGCCTGCGTGCCCTGCGCAAGGAGATTTCGACCGAGCTGGAGATGGCGCCGTACATGGTCTTCTCTGACAAGGCCCTGCGCGGCCTGTGCCGCCTACGACCTCAGACACGCGACGAGCTTATCCAGGTCAACGGTATTGGCGAGAAAAAGGCCGATGCCTTTGGCGAGCAGTTTATGGCGGCGATTGAAGAGTTTGAGTCCGAGCATGCACGGGATGGAGCGTAA
- a CDS encoding GntR family transcriptional regulator codes for MMASDDKTERTEVSAVPLYQQVMDDLKGEIARGVYASGSRIPSEMELAKYYGVGRITVRRAVEELSRAGYLNRQQGRGTFVCAPKLKRKIVQKGDVQSFSEGCAANDMVAGARLVSRTVVAATREDAAFFGVEPGCELIVVERVRTADGVPVMLENNAFVLADHPYLQTLADKDLTDNSIFALVAEHSGRAPLKSDPCTVEIALADAQAAPLLEVPVGEPLFYMEAYFTDADGRPLLLGRQKIVGSRYVFDI; via the coding sequence ATGATGGCATCCGACGATAAAACCGAGCGCACTGAGGTGTCCGCCGTGCCGCTGTACCAGCAGGTTATGGACGACCTAAAGGGCGAGATCGCGCGCGGCGTGTACGCATCCGGCTCGCGCATTCCTTCCGAGATGGAGCTCGCGAAGTACTACGGCGTGGGACGCATCACCGTGCGCCGCGCCGTCGAGGAGCTGTCGCGCGCGGGGTATCTCAACCGCCAGCAGGGGAGGGGCACGTTTGTGTGTGCGCCCAAGCTCAAACGCAAGATTGTCCAGAAGGGTGACGTTCAGAGCTTTTCCGAGGGTTGCGCCGCCAACGACATGGTGGCCGGAGCACGCCTGGTGTCGCGCACGGTGGTTGCGGCGACGCGCGAGGACGCGGCGTTTTTTGGTGTGGAACCCGGCTGCGAGCTCATCGTTGTCGAGCGCGTGCGCACGGCAGACGGCGTGCCCGTCATGCTCGAGAACAACGCCTTTGTGCTGGCCGACCATCCCTATCTGCAGACGCTTGCCGACAAGGACCTCACGGACAATTCCATCTTTGCGCTCGTTGCCGAGCATTCGGGCCGTGCGCCGCTCAAGTCAGACCCCTGTACGGTGGAGATTGCGCTTGCCGATGCTCAGGCGGCCCCGCTGCTGGAGGTGCCGGTCGGCGAGCCGCTCTTCTATATGGAGGCATACTTTACCGATGCGGACGGGCGGCCCCTGCTGCTCGGACGCCAAAAGATCGTGGGCTCGCGCTACGTGTTCGACATCTAA
- a CDS encoding SIS domain-containing protein: protein MNAHDLVQEIIERKGKIENVFWIACGGSMIDLMPANELLKREATTFTSTVYTAREFCLMAPKSLGEKSLVIACSHSGNTQEVVDGCEMALAAGAEVVALTDCEGSKIDNGKWTTWVYPWGEGVPQAEVPQGIGALMAAELLDQQEGYEALADMYAGLKQMDALLPAAREKVNAELGARFAELCQQHKFFYILGSGPNFSQTYAMAICSLMEMQWQHCCYIHSGEYFHGPFEATEPGVFYFVQLGSGECRPMEERALAFLNTHTDTVMVLDALEYGVGEVPASVRSFLEPIFFYAMSCELRAARGKVFDHSPEVRRYMGIEQY, encoded by the coding sequence GTGAACGCACATGATCTGGTTCAGGAAATTATCGAGCGCAAGGGCAAGATTGAGAACGTCTTTTGGATCGCCTGCGGCGGTTCGATGATCGACCTGATGCCGGCCAACGAGCTACTCAAGCGCGAGGCCACCACGTTTACCTCGACGGTCTACACGGCACGCGAGTTTTGCCTGATGGCTCCCAAGAGTCTTGGCGAGAAGTCACTCGTCATCGCCTGCAGCCACAGCGGCAACACGCAGGAGGTCGTCGACGGCTGCGAGATGGCGCTGGCCGCCGGCGCCGAGGTTGTCGCCCTCACCGACTGCGAGGGCTCCAAGATCGATAACGGCAAGTGGACCACCTGGGTCTATCCGTGGGGCGAAGGCGTGCCGCAGGCCGAGGTGCCGCAGGGCATCGGCGCCCTGATGGCTGCCGAGCTGCTCGACCAGCAAGAGGGTTACGAGGCGCTTGCCGACATGTACGCCGGCCTTAAGCAGATGGATGCGCTGCTGCCCGCTGCCCGCGAGAAGGTCAACGCCGAGCTAGGCGCCCGTTTTGCCGAGCTCTGCCAGCAGCACAAGTTCTTCTATATCCTGGGTTCCGGCCCCAACTTTAGCCAGACCTACGCCATGGCCATCTGCTCGCTCATGGAGATGCAGTGGCAGCACTGCTGTTACATCCACTCCGGCGAGTATTTCCACGGCCCGTTCGAGGCCACCGAGCCCGGCGTGTTCTATTTCGTGCAGCTCGGATCGGGCGAGTGCCGCCCCATGGAGGAGCGCGCGCTTGCATTCCTCAACACGCACACCGATACGGTCATGGTGCTCGATGCGCTCGAGTACGGCGTGGGCGAGGTGCCCGCCAGCGTGCGTTCGTTCCTGGAGCCGATCTTCTTCTATGCGATGAGCTGCGAGTTGCGCGCCGCCCGCGGCAAGGTGTTCGACCACAGCCCCGAGGTCCGTCGCTACATGGGTATCGAGCAGTACTAA
- a CDS encoding L-lactate dehydrogenase → MFQTRKIGVVGQGHVGAHVTNSLLMQGIADELYLCDINEAKVTSEVQDLRDSLSFVPYNTKIVNCYDHYEELACCDVIVNAAGKVALAAGNRDGELFFTTDAARTFAKRIVDAGFDGIFVSISNPCDVVCTELWHLTGYDPKKIIGSGCGLDSARLRTEISKKVGVSPKSIDAYMIGEHGFSQLAAFKAAAIAGKSLNELQAENPDKYAFDHMEVEELARKGGYVTYQGKQCTEYAVANSAARVCAAVLHNEHAVLSASTLMTGQYGEEGIFTSLPCVIGAEGVEEVYTLDLSEYELEGFHKSCQHIRDNIAQLDWWDAEAYDAK, encoded by the coding sequence ATGTTCCAGACGCGTAAGATCGGCGTGGTCGGCCAGGGCCACGTAGGAGCACATGTCACCAACAGCCTACTTATGCAGGGCATTGCCGATGAGCTGTACCTGTGCGATATCAACGAGGCCAAAGTGACGTCCGAGGTCCAGGACCTGCGTGACTCCCTTTCGTTTGTCCCGTACAACACCAAGATCGTCAATTGCTACGACCACTACGAGGAGCTGGCCTGCTGCGACGTCATCGTCAACGCCGCCGGCAAGGTCGCGCTGGCCGCCGGCAACCGCGACGGCGAGCTGTTCTTTACCACCGATGCCGCCCGCACCTTTGCCAAGCGCATCGTCGACGCCGGCTTTGACGGCATCTTCGTGAGCATCTCCAACCCCTGCGACGTCGTGTGCACCGAGTTGTGGCACCTGACCGGCTACGATCCCAAGAAGATCATCGGCTCGGGCTGCGGCCTGGACTCCGCCCGCCTGCGCACCGAGATCTCCAAGAAGGTCGGCGTGAGCCCCAAGTCCATCGACGCCTATATGATCGGCGAGCACGGCTTTAGCCAGCTTGCAGCCTTTAAGGCCGCGGCCATCGCCGGCAAGAGCCTTAATGAACTTCAGGCCGAGAACCCCGACAAGTACGCCTTCGACCACATGGAGGTCGAGGAGCTTGCACGCAAGGGCGGCTATGTGACCTACCAGGGCAAGCAGTGCACCGAGTACGCCGTCGCCAACTCCGCCGCGCGCGTCTGCGCCGCCGTGCTTCACAACGAGCACGCCGTGCTTTCCGCCTCCACGCTTATGACCGGCCAGTATGGCGAGGAGGGCATCTTCACCTCCCTGCCGTGCGTGATCGGCGCCGAGGGCGTCGAGGAGGTCTACACGCTGGACCTGTCCGAGTACGAGCTCGAGGGCTTCCACAAGAGCTGCCAGCACATTCGCGACAACATCGCCCAGCTCGACTGGTGGGACGCCGAGGCCTACGACGCAAAGTAG
- the metA gene encoding homoserine O-acetyltransferase MetA, which yields MPIRIPDALPAAAQLESENIFVMTEYRALHQDIRPLRVLILNLMPTKIATETQIMRKLSNTPLQVEVDLLRTKTHEATHVSAGHLETFYRTFDDIRDIHYDGLIITGAPVEQMPFEEVDYWPELCQIMDWSTTHVHSTLHICWGAQAGLYHHYGIQKYDLPAKASGVFEHYLVKPQSPLVRGFDDRFYAVHSRNTDVRREDVEAEPQLEVVAVSDEVGLYIVKSTDSRRFFVFGHPEYDTDTLRLEYERDVKRGLNPQVPAHYFPNDDPTAEPRNVWRSQAQLFYTNWLNYYVYQTTPYDLARAGEEH from the coding sequence ATGCCCATTCGTATTCCCGACGCCCTCCCTGCCGCCGCGCAGCTCGAGAGCGAGAACATCTTTGTCATGACCGAGTACCGCGCGCTGCACCAGGACATCCGGCCGCTGCGCGTGCTCATCCTCAACCTCATGCCCACCAAGATCGCCACCGAGACGCAGATCATGCGCAAGCTCTCCAACACGCCGCTGCAGGTGGAGGTGGACCTGCTGCGCACCAAAACGCACGAGGCCACGCACGTGAGTGCCGGCCACCTGGAGACGTTCTACCGCACGTTCGACGACATCCGCGACATCCACTACGACGGCCTGATCATCACGGGCGCGCCGGTGGAGCAGATGCCGTTCGAGGAGGTCGACTACTGGCCCGAGCTCTGCCAGATCATGGATTGGTCCACCACGCATGTGCACTCTACGCTGCATATTTGTTGGGGCGCGCAGGCGGGGCTCTACCATCATTACGGTATCCAGAAGTACGATCTGCCGGCAAAGGCGAGTGGCGTGTTCGAGCATTATCTGGTGAAGCCGCAAAGCCCGCTGGTCCGCGGCTTTGACGACCGTTTCTATGCCGTGCATTCGCGCAACACCGATGTGCGCCGCGAGGACGTGGAGGCCGAGCCGCAGCTTGAGGTCGTGGCCGTGTCCGACGAGGTGGGCCTGTACATCGTCAAGTCGACCGACAGCCGCCGCTTCTTTGTCTTTGGCCATCCCGAGTACGATACCGACACGCTGCGTTTGGAGTACGAGCGCGACGTGAAGCGCGGGCTTAACCCTCAGGTGCCGGCGCATTACTTCCCGAACGACGACCCCACCGCCGAGCCGCGCAACGTCTGGCGCAGTCAGGCTCAGCTGTTCTACACCAACTGGCTCAACTACTACGTCTACCAGACCACGCCCTACGACCTGGCCCGCGCCGGCGAGGAGCACTAG
- a CDS encoding 5-formyltetrahydrofolate cyclo-ligase → MDKVELRRAAIARRDAIDLDVRAAKSAVICARLVELLDRLDAATPHTVAAYAAMGSEVDPAAFAAAAAKRGWRVAYPCILSATDAAACGQRMCMRAVAGGDASAAPFIAHPTRAFAAMDIDSDRFPIVSAEALDMVVVPLVAFDRAGARLGYGGGCYDRYLPMLSPACQIIGIAFDEQRVDHVPTDAHDLPLPHIISA, encoded by the coding sequence ATGGATAAGGTTGAGCTGCGACGGGCGGCGATTGCTCGGCGCGATGCGATTGATTTGGATGTGCGGGCGGCGAAGTCCGCCGTTATCTGTGCGCGGCTTGTTGAGCTGTTGGATCGCTTGGATGCCGCGACGCCGCACACCGTTGCCGCCTATGCCGCGATGGGTTCCGAAGTCGATCCTGCCGCGTTTGCCGCAGCGGCCGCCAAACGCGGCTGGCGCGTGGCCTATCCGTGCATACTCTCGGCAACAGACGCCGCAGCTTGTGGCCAGCGCATGTGCATGCGGGCAGTTGCCGGCGGCGATGCGTCCGCGGCTCCGTTTATCGCCCACCCCACGCGGGCCTTCGCGGCCATGGACATCGACAGCGACCGCTTCCCCATCGTGTCTGCCGAGGCCCTCGACATGGTCGTCGTGCCACTCGTAGCCTTCGACCGCGCCGGCGCGCGCCTGGGCTACGGCGGCGGCTGCTATGACCGCTACCTGCCCATGCTCTCGCCCGCATGCCAAATCATCGGCATCGCCTTTGACGAGCAGCGTGTCGACCACGTTCCCACCGACGCCCACGACCTGCCGCTACCCCACATCATCAGCGCCTAA